A stretch of the Medicago truncatula cultivar Jemalong A17 chromosome 5, MtrunA17r5.0-ANR, whole genome shotgun sequence genome encodes the following:
- the LOC11415591 gene encoding ubiquinol oxidase 2, mitochondrial — protein sequence MMMRHGGAMNTAMMFAKKGLLGGEVGVPNKWGYLVRSTPLVRKTSTFTANLSDQKDNKNVDKTPPSSQGGAGDNKDEKGITSYWGVQPSKITKPDGTEWKWNCFRPWETYKADVTIDLTKHHKPTTFLDKMAYWTVKSLRWPTDIFFQRRYGCRAMMLETVAAVPGMVGGMLLHCKSLRRFEQSGGWIKALLEEAENERMHLMTFMEVAKPKWYERALVITVQGVFFNAYFLGYLLSPKFAHRMVGYLEEEAIHSYTEFLKELDKGNIENVPAPAIAIDYWQLPQNSTLRDVVEVVRADEAHHRDVNHFASDIHYQGRELREAAAPIGYH from the exons ATGATGATGAGGCATGGTGGTGCTATGAACACTGCAATGATGTTTGCAAAGAAGGGTTTATTAGGTGGTGAAGTTGGTGTTCCAAACAAATGGGGTTATTTGGTTAGATCAACCCCTCTTGTAAGGAAAACTAGTACTTTTACTGCTAATCTGTCAGATCAGAAAGACAACAAGAATGTCGACAAAACTCCGCCATCGTCTCAGGGTGGTGCTGGTGATAACAAAGATGAAAAAGGGATTACCAGTTATTGGGGTGTTCAACCTTCTAAAATCACAAAACCAGATGGTACTGAATGGAAATGGAATTGCTTCAGg CCATGGGAGACATACAAAGCAGATGTTACAATTGATCTGACTAAACATCATAAGCCAACAACTTTTCTGGACAAGATGGCTTATTGGACTGTAAAGAGTCTTAGGTGGCCAACTGATATCTTTTTTCAG AGAAGGTATGGATGCCGAGCAATGATGCTTGAGACAGTAGCTGCTGTCCCTGGGATGGTAGGAGGAATGCTGCTTCACTGCAAATCATTGCGCCGATTTGAGCAAAGTGGTGGATGGATCAAAGCATTGCTAGAAGAAGCCGAGAACGAGCGCATGCATCTAATGACTTTCATGGAAGTGGCAAAACCAAAGTGGTATGAACGTGCTCTGGTCATAACTGTCCAAGGTGTTTTCTTCAATGCTTATTTCTTAGGCTATTTGCTCTCACCAAAATTTGCACACCGTATGGTTGGTTACCTTGAGGAGGAAGCTATTCACTCATACACTGAGTTTCTCAAGGAACTTGATAAAGGCAACATCGAAAACGTTCCTGCTCCAGCTATTGCTATTGACTATTGGCAGCTTCCCCAAAACTCTACTTTAAGGGATGTTGTAGAGGTTGTCAGAGCTGATGAAGCACATCATCGCGATGTTAACCATTTTGCTTCG GATATACATTACCAAGGACGAGAGCTACGGGAGGCTGCTGCTCCAATTGGTTATCACTAG